In Mauremys reevesii isolate NIE-2019 linkage group 14, ASM1616193v1, whole genome shotgun sequence, a single window of DNA contains:
- the KDM6B gene encoding lysine-specific demethylase 6B, which yields MHRTVEQLGGRAGRDPFALGSLSCGGAWNPCHPRPWLPGGRCSASIGQPQLPPHLPSPHGTNIGHPNKPYFPSGNSAPRPLHGKLEAIHGCVQALLRDPVQPQLWEQLGQVYESEQDWEEAVRCYQNAARYQRDYGSYGEISARIGRLQQAQLWNFHSGSSHHRSKALPPLQQVWNLLHLEKRNFSAKRSPQLKRPAPPMEPPVVQPIPPAQPPPHPGHGEELPSPMKGRRRSASPEQEPRNSVAHPVPYPAPADGSHPPHRPPLRRASRPGPPLEVTLEPAGFPGGGRTPAPHQPASPALRPRPRPAPPARPAEPGPSRNGPAEPRPAAQGLLPKDAASGPGPAETRGGQRLFDFPGPPREDQFEEPPEFAKILPDGLANIMKMLDESIRREEEDREAGAGGAGFPPPPARLLPGPPPLARPKPPPAPPVEYPNPEPPRLYPFGKREEAGKGPPPSTASLLRSLASVLEGQKHAYRAKKAPAPAPPPAAPAPASSSPFSTSSPAWGEAPAGASPEPRAPKTESEVLEEISRACETLVERAGREPTPPPPPRRPEKEHRRHRRAGKDGRRRRRDGKAPKERNRQVLGDLDPQRAGCQGRENGAQGEAGRAGKPPAAAAAAGPPPERRPPPRREEGPGPGPAGGVCPADLLKLRALSEGPPKELKIRLIKVESGDKETFIASEVEERRLPLAELTIGHSAAEVVRASKHAKVKGKFKESYLSAAQSVKPPVPEETLPREKLNPPTPSIYLESKRDAFSPVLLQFCTDPKNPITVIRGLAGSLRLNLGLFSTKTLVEASGEHAVEVRTQVQQPSDENWDLSGTRQVWPCESSRSHTTIAKYAQYQASSFQESLQEEKESDEEDADEPDSTTETPPSSNVDQKSPQIIKFGTNIDLSDAKRWKPQLQELLKLPAFMRVTSTGNMLSHVGHTILGMNTVQLYMKVPGSRTPGHQENNNFCSVNINIGPGDCEWFAVHEHYWETISAFCDRHGVDYLTGSWWPILEDLYKSNIPVYRFIQRPGDLVWINAGTVHWVQATGWCNNIAWNVGPLTAYQYQLALERYEWNEVKNVKSIVPMIHVSWNVARTVKISDPDLYKMIKYCLMQSIKHCQVLRETLVRAGKKIAYQGRVKDEPAYYCNECDVEVFNILFVTSENGGKNTYLVHCEDCARQRSAGLHGVVVLEQYKTEELMQIYDGFTLAGSPSSR from the exons ATGCATCGCACCGTGGAACAGCTGGGGGGCCGGGCCGGACGGGATCCCTTCGCTCTCGGCAGCCTGAGCTGCGGCGGGGCCTGGAACCCCTGTCACCCCCGCCCATGGCTCCCGGGCGGCAG GTGCTCTGCCAGCATCGGacagccccagctgcccccacatCTCCCGTCACCTCATGGCACTAATATCGGGCACCCCAACAAACCCTATTTCCCCTCTGG gaaCTCTGCCCCCCGGCCCCTGCATGGCAAGCTGGAGGCCATCCACGGCTGCGTCCAGGCCCTGCTGCGGGACCCGGTGCAGCCGCAGCTGTGGGAGCAGCTGGGGCAGGTCTACGAGTCGGAGCAGGACTGGGAGGAGGCCGTGCGGTGCTACCAGAACGCGGCCCGCTACCAGCGCGACTATGGCAGCTACGGCGAGATCAGCGCCCGCATCGGGCGcctgcagcag GCTCAGCTGTGGAATTTCCACTCGGGCTCGTCCCATCACCGGagcaaggccctgccccccctgcagcaggtgTGGAACCTCCTGCACCTCGAG AAGCGGAATTTCTCAGCCAAGCGCAGCCCCCAGCTGAAGCGGCCGGCGCCCCCCATGGAGCCCCCCGTGGTGCAGCccatcccccccgcccagcccccgccccaccccgggcACGGCGAGGAGCTGCCGAGCCCcatgaaggggaggaggaggagcgccAGCCCCGAGCAG GAGCCGAGGAATTCGGTCGCCCACCCCGTCCCGTACCCGGCTCCCGCCGACGGCTCGCACCCGCCCCACCGCCCGCCCCTCCGGCGAGCCTCGCGGCCAGGCCCGCCCCTGGAAGTGACCTTAGAGCCAGCCGGGTTCCCCGGGGGCGGCCGGACCCCAGCACCTCACCAGCCAGCGTCACCTGCCTTACGCCCGCGCCCCCGGCCGGCCCCACCAGCAAGACCCGCGGAGCCGGGCCCCAGCA GAAACGGCCCcgccgagccccgccccgccgcccagGGCCTCCTACCCAAAGACGCTGCCTCCGGGCCGGGCCCCGCCGAAACCCGGGGCGGCCAGCGCCTCTTCGACTTCCCCGGCCCCCCCCGGGAGGACCAGTTCGAGGAGCCCCCCGAATTCGCCAAGATCCTGCCCGACGGCTTGGCCAACATCATGAAGATGCTGGACGAGTCCATCCGGCGGGAGGAGGAGGACCGggaggccggggcggggggggccggcttcccgccccctcccgcccggctcctgcccggcccgccCCCCCTGGCCAGACCCAAGCCCCCGCCGGCCCCCCCCGTCGAGTACCCCAACCCGGAGCCGCCCCGGCTGTACCCCTTCGGCAAGCGGGAGGAGGccgggaagggccccccgcccaGCACCGCCAGCCTGCTGCGGTCGCTGGCCAGCGTGCTGGAGGGGCAGAAACACGCCTACCGGGCCAAGAAGGCCCCCGCCCCGGCGCCGCCGCCGGCAGCACCGGCGCCGGCGTCTTCCTCGCCGTTTTCTACCTCAAGCCCGGCCTGGGGCGAGGCGCCGGCGGGGGCctcgccggagccccgggcccccaaGACGGAGTCGGAGGTGCTGGAGGAGATCAGCCGGGCCTGCGAGACCCTGGTGGAGCGGGCGGGGCGGGAGCCcaccccgccgccgccgccgcgccggCCGGAGAAGGAGCACCGGCGGCACCGGCGGGCCGGCAAGGACGGGCGGCGGCGGCGCCGCGACGGCAAAGCCCCCAAGGAGAGGAACCGGCAGGTGCTGGGCGACCTGGACCCGCAGCGCGCCGGCTGCCAGGGGCGGGAGAACGGCGCCCAGGGCGAGGCGGGCAGAGCCGGCAagccgcccgccgccgccgccgccgccggcccCCCGCCCGAGCGCCGCCCGCCCCCCCGCAGGGAGGAGGGCCCGGGGCCCGGCCCCGCCGGCGGCGTGTGCCCGGCCGACCTGCTCAAGCTGCGGGCCCTGAGCGAGGGGCCCCCCAAGGAGCTCAAGATCCGGCTCATCAAAGTGGAGAGCGGGGACAAGGAGACCTTCATCGCCTCCGAGGTGGAGGAGCGGCGCCTGCCGCTGGCCGAGCTCACCATCGGCCACAGCGCCGCCGAGGTGGTGCGGGCCAGCAA GCACGCCAAGGTGAAGGGGAAGTTCAAGGAGTCGTATCTCTCGGCCGCCCAGTCCGTGAAACCCCCCGTCCCCGAGGAGACGCTGCCCCGGGAGAAGCTCAACCCCCCCACGCCCAGCATCTAC CTGGAGAGCAAACGCGACGCCTTCTCGCCCGTCCTGCTGCAGTTCTGCACCGACCCCAAGAACCCCATCACGGTCATCCGGGGGCTGGCCGGCTCCCTGCGCCTCA ACCTAGGCCTGTTCAGCACCAAGACGCTGGTGGAGGCGAGCGGGGAGCACGCCGTGGAAGTCCGCACCCAGGTGCAGCAGCCCTCGGACGAGAACTGGGACCTGTCGGGCACCCGCCAGGTGTGGCCGTGCGAGAGCAGCCGCTCGCACACCACCATCGCCAAGTACGCCCAGTACCAGGCCTCCTCCTTCCAGGAGTCGCTGCAG GAGGAAAAGGAAAGCGACGAGGAGGACGCCGACGAACCCGACAGCACCACGGAGACGCCCCCCAG cagcaaCGTGGACCAGAAATCCCCCCAGATCATCAAATTTGGGACCAACATCGACCTGTCCGACGCCAAGCG GTGGAAGCCgcagctgcaggagctgctgAAGCTACCGGCCTTCATGCGGGTCACGTCGACAGGGAACATGCTGAGTCACGTGGGTCACACCATCCTGGGCATGAACACGGTGCAGCTCTACATGAAAGTGCCAGGCAGCCGGACGCcgg GCCACCAGGAGAACAACAACTTCTGCTCCGTCAACATCAACATCGGGCCGGGCGACTGCGAGTGGTTCGCGGTGCACGAGCATTACTGGGAGACCATCAGCGCCTTCTGTGACAg gcaCGGCGTGGACTACCTGACGGGCTCCTGGTGGCCCATCCTGGAGGACCTGTACAAATCGAACATCCCCGTGTACCGGTTCATCCAGCGCCCCGGGGACCTGGTGTGGATCAACGCAGGCACCGTGCACTGGGTGCAGGCCACGGGCTGGTGTAACAACATCGCCTGGAACGTCGGGCCCCTCACAG CCTATCAATACCAGCTGGCCCTGGAGCGCTACGAGTGGAACGAGGTGAAGAACGTGAAATCCATCGTGCCCATGATCCACGTCTCGTGGAACGTCGCCCGGACGGTCAAGATCAGCGACCCCGACCTCTACAAGATGATCAA GTATTGCCTCATGCAGTCCATCAAGCACTGCCAGGTGCTGCGGGAGACGTTGGTGCGTGCCGGGAAGAAGATCGCCTACCAGGGCCGGGTGAAGGACGAGCCGGCGTACTATTGCAACGAGTGTGAC GTGGAAGTGTTCAACATCCTGTTCGTGACGAGCGAGAACGGCGGCAAGAACACGTACCTGGTGCACTGCGAGGACTGCGCCCGCCAGCGCAGCGCCGGCCTGCACGGCGTGGTGGTGCTGGAGCAGTACAAGACGGAGGAGCTGATGCAGATCTACGACGGTTTCACCCTG GCTGGATCCCCCAGCTCCAGATGA